One Hemitrygon akajei chromosome 11, sHemAka1.3, whole genome shotgun sequence DNA segment encodes these proteins:
- the LOC140736012 gene encoding spermatogenesis-associated protein 2-like: MDPSKIRDSLFRKYIQICELKLSENDLVEDASLKKMATSLLDLYRQEPSERFKLFRFYDIVENSLKVVKTSSLNALLTAFGVLETFCINLFLYPWKKEFKTIKTFTGHFVYYIKSAMCEDDVFNILYFIGYDYEKEMYELKSKVNTNHVKFISFELFLAGIECENLLEIYSQIKMRGYSELNVVQERKNSTDDVKGCIDAMKRQRRSMEGLHTSMVQMDFRRSDNERLTNNFGKHLMYKASPVDNDETSLEKQLNKIHLTPAHRKKEAAYDSSDDITDEIFRPTPSLLAMSSSPRGGSEEYLQSPNGSWRAEPNFNTPYHTFDDLDLYTAEDPRSTLPQRWTEPANSHSTRLIKSNEARALYHETPRTTKESIASTVALKCQMCGISSGTSSCQKCDNVLCNQCPCRHEYPKTVSILARSSSFQTDLSATSTLKEKCAHGTTSPYQEHLPSSKSTNILRCGFCDKPGAKFTCMNCSKVSCNDCKSGYHLDLCSKNKSHNFFPNSQLSFKSSKNYSIYR, from the exons ATGGATCCAAGTAAAATCAGAGACTCACTGTTTCGGAAATACATACAGATTTGTGAATTGAAATTAAGTGAAAATGATCTCGTAGAGGATGCAAGCCTTAAGAAGATGGCTACATCCTTACTTGACTTATATCGCCAAGAACCATCAGAAAGGTTTAAGTTATTCAGATTTTATGATATTGTGGAGAATTCCTTGAAGGTGGTCAAAACATCAAGCTTAAATGCACTTCTTACCGCCTTTGGAGTTCTGGAAACCTTCTGCATCAACCTCTTTCTTTACCCTTggaaaaaggaatttaaaactaTAAAG ACTTTTACAGGGCATTTTGTCTACTATATCAAATCTGCAATGTGTGAAGATGATGTATTTAATATCCTATATTTCATAGGATATGACTATGAAAAGGAAATGTATGAACTGAAAAGCAAAGTAAACACTAATCATGTGAAATTCATTTCTTTTGAACTTTTCTTGGCTGGAATTGAGTGTGAGAATTTACTTGAAATTTATTCACAAATTAAAATGAGGGGTTATTCAGAGCTTAATGTAGTGCAAGAACGTAAGAACAGCACAGATGATGTGAAAGGTTGCATAGACGCCATGAAAAGACAACGAAGGTCAATGGAAGGCTTGCATACATCAATGGTTCAAATGGATTTCCGCCGATCAGACAATGAACGATTAACAAACAATTTCGGAAAACACTTGATGTACAAAGCTTCACCTGTCGATAATGATGAAACTTCTTTGGAAAAGCAGTTAAATAAAATTCATTTGACACCTGCACATCGTAAAAAGGAAGCAGCTTATGACTCTTCTGATGACATAACTGATGAAATTTTTCGTCCTACTCCATCACTTCTTGCTATGTCAAGTTCCCCTCGTGGAGGCTCAGAGGAATACTTGCAATCTCCCAATGGTAGCTGGAGAGCAGAACCCAATTTTAACACTCCTTACCATACATTTGATGATTTGGATCTTTACACAGCTGAAGATCCCAGAAGCACTTTACCACAAAGATGGACAGAACCAGCAAACAGTCACAGTACAAGGTTGATAAAAAGTAACGAAGCAAGAGCTCTGTACCATGAAACTCCACGTACTACCAAAGAAAGTATAGCAAGCACAGTTGCATTGAAGTGCCAAATGTGTGGAATATCTAGTGGAACCTCAAGTTGCCAAAAATGTGACAATGTTCTTTGTAACCAGTGCCCTTGTAGACACGAATATCCAAAAACAGTGAGTATCTTAGCACGTTCTTCATCTTTTCAAACTGACCTGTCTGCAACTTCTACACTGAAAGAGAAATGTGCACATGGTACCACATCACCGTATCAAGAGCACTTACCCAGTTCCAAGAGTACCAATATATTGCGCTGTGGATTTTGTGACAAACCTGGTGCAAAATTCACTTGTATGAACTGTTCTAAGGTCTCCTGTAATGATTGTAAGAGTGGTTATCATTTGGATTTATGCAGCAAAAATAAGTCGCACAATTTCTTTCCCAACAGCCAGCTCAGTTTCAAATCTAGTAAAAATTATTCTATATACCGATAA